A window from Felis catus isolate Fca126 chromosome B1, F.catus_Fca126_mat1.0, whole genome shotgun sequence encodes these proteins:
- the COQ2 gene encoding 4-hydroxybenzoate polyprenyltransferase, mitochondrial isoform X1, producing the protein MLGVRGTGLARGLQVMTQAWLRDSGALALARAAGTPHARHWQPYAGPGPRRRRLSLSAAAVVNSAPRPLQPYLRLMRLDKPIGTWLLYLPCTWSIGLAAEPGCFPDWYMLSLFGTGAVLMRGAGCTINDMWDRDYDKKVVRTANRPIAAGDISIFQSFIFLGGQLTLALGVLLCLNYYSIALGAASLLLVITYPLMKRITYWPQLALGLTFNWGALLGWSAIKGSCDPSVCLPLYFSGIMWTLIYDTIYAHQDKGDDALIGLKSTALRFHENTKRWLSGFGVAMLGALSLVGVNSAQTVPYYTALAAVGAHLAHQIYTLDIHRPEDCWDKFTSNRTLGLIVLLGIVLGNLWKEKKTDEAKESVDSRIEN; encoded by the exons ATGCTGGGTGTTCGCGGCACGGGGCTCGCGCGGGGCCTGCAGGTAATGACGCAGGCGTGGCTGCGGGATTCCGGCGCGCTGGCCCTCGCGCGCGCGGCCGGCACGCCCCACGCCAGGCACTGGCAGCCTTATGCCGGGCCGGGACCGCGCAGGCGTCGGCTCAGCCTGTCGGCCGCCGCGGTCGTGAACTCggcgccccgccccctgcagccCTACTTGCGCCTCATGCGTTTGGACAAGCCTATTG GAACCTGGCTGTTGTACCTGCCATGTACTTGGAGCATTGGTTTAGCAGCTGAACCAGGTTGTTTTCCAGATTGGTACATGTTGTCCCTCTTTGGCACTGGAGCTGTTCTGATGCGTGGAGCAGGCTGTACTATTAATGACATGTGGGACCGGGACTATGATAAAAAG GTTGTAAGAACAGCAAATCGTCCAATAGCTGCTGGAGACATCTCAATTTTTCAATCCTTTATTTTCCTCGGGGGACAGCTGACCTTGGCACTGGGTGTTCTTCTGTGTCTGAATTACTACAG TATAGCTCTGGGAGCAGCATCCCTACTTCTTGTCATCACCTACCCGCTAATGAAAAGAATTACATACTGGCCTCAATTAGCCTTGG GGTTGACTTTTAATTGGGGAGCATTACTTGGATGGTCTGCTATCAAGGGCTCCTGCGACCCAtctgtgtgtctgcctctttatttttctggaattatGTGGACGCTAATTTATGATACTATCTACGCTCACCAg GACAAAGGAGATGATGCTCTGATTGGTCTTAAGTCCACGGCGCTGCGGTTCCATGAAAACACCAAGCGGTGGCTTAGTGGCTTCGGTGTGGCGATGCTGGGGGCGCTGAGCCTGGTGGGAGTGAACAGTGCTCAGACCGTGCCCTACTACACTGCTCTGGCTGCTGTAGGAGCCCATCTGGCACACCAG ATTTACACTCTAGATATCCACAGACCTGAGGATTGTTGGGATAAATTTACCTCCAACCGAACACTAGGACTAATAGTTTTGTTAGGGATTGTCCTCGGGAatttgtggaaagaaaagaagacagatgaAGCAAAGGAAAGTGTGGATAGTAGAATAGAAAATTAG
- the COQ2 gene encoding 4-hydroxybenzoate polyprenyltransferase, mitochondrial isoform X2 codes for MLGVRGTGLARGLQVMTQAWLRDSGALALARAAGTPHARHWQPYAGPGPRRRRLSLSAAAVVNSAPRPLQPYLRLMRLDKPIGTWLLYLPCTWSIGLAAEPGCFPDWYMLSLFGTGAVLMRGAGCTINDMWDRDYDKKLTLALGVLLCLNYYSIALGAASLLLVITYPLMKRITYWPQLALGLTFNWGALLGWSAIKGSCDPSVCLPLYFSGIMWTLIYDTIYAHQDKGDDALIGLKSTALRFHENTKRWLSGFGVAMLGALSLVGVNSAQTVPYYTALAAVGAHLAHQIYTLDIHRPEDCWDKFTSNRTLGLIVLLGIVLGNLWKEKKTDEAKESVDSRIEN; via the exons ATGCTGGGTGTTCGCGGCACGGGGCTCGCGCGGGGCCTGCAGGTAATGACGCAGGCGTGGCTGCGGGATTCCGGCGCGCTGGCCCTCGCGCGCGCGGCCGGCACGCCCCACGCCAGGCACTGGCAGCCTTATGCCGGGCCGGGACCGCGCAGGCGTCGGCTCAGCCTGTCGGCCGCCGCGGTCGTGAACTCggcgccccgccccctgcagccCTACTTGCGCCTCATGCGTTTGGACAAGCCTATTG GAACCTGGCTGTTGTACCTGCCATGTACTTGGAGCATTGGTTTAGCAGCTGAACCAGGTTGTTTTCCAGATTGGTACATGTTGTCCCTCTTTGGCACTGGAGCTGTTCTGATGCGTGGAGCAGGCTGTACTATTAATGACATGTGGGACCGGGACTATGATAAAAAG CTGACCTTGGCACTGGGTGTTCTTCTGTGTCTGAATTACTACAG TATAGCTCTGGGAGCAGCATCCCTACTTCTTGTCATCACCTACCCGCTAATGAAAAGAATTACATACTGGCCTCAATTAGCCTTGG GGTTGACTTTTAATTGGGGAGCATTACTTGGATGGTCTGCTATCAAGGGCTCCTGCGACCCAtctgtgtgtctgcctctttatttttctggaattatGTGGACGCTAATTTATGATACTATCTACGCTCACCAg GACAAAGGAGATGATGCTCTGATTGGTCTTAAGTCCACGGCGCTGCGGTTCCATGAAAACACCAAGCGGTGGCTTAGTGGCTTCGGTGTGGCGATGCTGGGGGCGCTGAGCCTGGTGGGAGTGAACAGTGCTCAGACCGTGCCCTACTACACTGCTCTGGCTGCTGTAGGAGCCCATCTGGCACACCAG ATTTACACTCTAGATATCCACAGACCTGAGGATTGTTGGGATAAATTTACCTCCAACCGAACACTAGGACTAATAGTTTTGTTAGGGATTGTCCTCGGGAatttgtggaaagaaaagaagacagatgaAGCAAAGGAAAGTGTGGATAGTAGAATAGAAAATTAG